A stretch of DNA from Glycine max cultivar Williams 82 chromosome 18, Glycine_max_v4.0, whole genome shotgun sequence:
TACTTCAACAATATGTTAATCTTAGTGAAATAGAAATGCAAGCACATGTGATGCCTGTATTtccactaaaaataaaaattatttacccaTACCCACTCTAGTAGGATAAAACATGACATACATATgaaaataactaagaaaaattgTGCCACATAACATCATTGTATAGGAATGACAATGGGTAGGGGTCCTATAGTACATGTTCCTATATGTCCATATATGCACATGTAACCCATACTCGACCCCATACACATGCaagcttttagaaaaaaaaaaatccctataCTCGACCCCATACACATGCAAGCTTTTAATCTTCATCACTATACCCACCGGGTACCTATATGTCCATATATGCACATGTAACCCATACTTtgtttatgtataaaattaataaataaataataataatcaaaacaaTTACTACACgcatattaaaaatgtatttttaaatatagaaaatataacattaaaatactcacacattattaaaaacaaacaagcaTAACACTTTTGTCTAAACTCAAGTCATTAACAAATATTACAAAGATAATTATCCAACATGACAATTCTTAAAGTTGTTTAATCGCTTTAAcaataattctaattaaacttatgcataattatttttacaaataattctaattaaacttctgcataattattttcacacaaaattatatatgatgtaTATTGTTTCCTCAAGTAATTCTTGTCGTATAAATTTGCGGATAAATTCCTGTTCCAGCACCCAGCTCCAATATGTGAGTTATCTTTACGGATATTTTTGTGGAAACCTGTAATATGTGGGTTGAATTTCCCCTCCCTATCAGCGCCCCAACCACTGGGAAggcttaaaagttaaaattcatACGCTCCGCCCCAAAACGATCTTCTCACTTGATCATACTCTCCCCCTGCTTGTGTCGGTTAAAACATTGGACTCCTGTATCACAAATCCAACTGCCAACAGCTCCAGCCCCTGATGCCCACAAGctgtttgaacaaaaactcgTAGGACTGTCGTATTCTCCTTTCGACCCAACTCAAACTTCTGCATACATACCTCTGCTTCTTACACTCCCTAATTCTGATAATTCTGGTTGAACATcacaaaaaattatagtaattatCAGTGCTTCATCCGCATTCAAGAACTCCTTCGGTCGCATTGCAATTTCGCATCACCGTCGCAGTGTCGATTAATCAAGTAATTTGTAATTGAAGCTTCTTGCGCGCTCGCACGACCCACTTCACCACAAGGTGTTTTGTTACCCACTTTGTGTGTTATCTTCTCCGTATGAAGTAAACAAACAACTGGGTCGATTGTAATTTGGTTCTTTTTGGGGTTATTAGAAGTAACTAAACCTTGTTTCAAATATTAAGGGTTCTGCAGTCTTCTTTTCAATTGAAGGTAGTAACACAGTCTTCTTTCTGTTTCTCTTTCAGGATCTTGAATACTGATTGAGGGTGCTGAAGAGGAAGTGATTGAAATGGCAAGCTACCTGTGGAGAAAATATGCTGATTATTTGTACACAAAGTGGGAAAAAACCTTTCTTTGGGACATGGTGGAACCTTACAGAAGGCCCAAATCCTTTACCCCATTGGTCACTATTTACATTGCTGCTTTCTACTCTGGAGTCATTGGTGCTGCCATCACTGAACAACTCTACAaggtttatttttgttttcttttgtttttgttacacCCATCCATGCCACTTATTGGATATCCGTAGTTTCAAACAAGTAGTTGTGTGAGTTGGTtttattgtttgtatttttgtgGTGGGATGGGAAGGAGAAAAATGGTGAAGCTTTGTTGCGTGTGCCTAGTGGTAGTTGTTGTTTGGGGACTCTATTGGACATAGACTCCAATCTCTATGACTTTTTTATTAGCAGTGTGATGCAGTTGTTTTAAACAATGTTTGATCCTTAGAGAAATACCACCATTTGTGGGTTGTGTTTGTTGGATAAGGAATGATTAAAGTTAGAAGTTCAGAACATTTTGATTATGAATCACACTGGTCGCCACTCAATGAGGTTTTCTTAAGATGGGATTCTTTCTCTTGAGTTCAAGTGTcaaagaaatttgaatataGAAGAATTTGGGTACTAGAAATGATATGATTTTATTTGCAATTTTCCAACTGCTTGCAGCTAATCATGACTATTAAGAATATATGCCTCGGTATCTATTTTTAGAGTTTATTAGCTATAATTTAGAATTCCTACCCTTACCAATGTTATAAGCTTTTGCATATTTATGGGCAATTATATTTGTccttgattttcaaattaattggtAGAATAATTAGCAATTGTCAGCTAcaaatttcttgtatttttaagAATGCTAGTGTCAATGGaatagtgaattttattttttcaacaacCATTTCAaggacaaacattttttttcactcacTTTCTTCTGATCATGAGTTTGGAACCCCCCCTCCCCCAATTCTTGCTCTTTATTTCCCAAGAAAATGGATTTTCAGTTTTTACCATTTTCAATTTTGCGTTTTGATTGGGCATTGTGGTTGTTGGCCTTTTGGATGCTTTAAATTGAATGCCTGTCACAATTTTCAAACTAGTCTGTAAAGGTTGTGTTACTTGAGATCCtgatttttggttttctttatcTATCACTCTTTCCTTGCTAGATCCTGGAGGACTCAACCTACTGTCAATACCTCCTTTTATTCCCTATTTGGAAATTTAAATTCTGTTGCGATTGGAATTGCAAtttgtttagtttttgtttatttgaaatagtttttttcACTCACTTTCTTCTGATCATGAGTTTGGAACCCCCCCCTCCCCCAATTCTCTTTATTTCCCAAGAAAATGGATTTTCAGTTTTTAccattttcaattttgtgtTTTGATTGGGCATTGTGGTTGTTGGCCTTTTGGATGCTTTAAATTGAATGCCTGTCACAATTTTCAAACTAGTCTGTAAAGGTTGTGTTACTTGAGATCCtgatttttggttttctttatcTATCACTCTTTCCTTGCTAGATCCTGGAGGACTCAACCTACTGTCAATACCTCCTTTTATTCCCAATTTGGAAATTTAAATTCTGTTGCGATTCGAATTgcattttgtttagtttttgtttatttgaaagagTTCAGTGAAAGATTGAGGATCTGGTTGTATAGCTTCAACGGACAGCTTATTGGAGATttggtgttaatttttttttgttattagctGCTGCTTTAGATTTTGATGgcttaaattaaaacaattatataattcattttctGCCATTTCAATTTTGAGCCGTCTGTTCTTGCTGTTTCTTGGATTCAGCCTTATGGTGTGATTTGTTCTATTGTATGCCTGCAGTTCAGCTTTCAAAAGCTAATCttatttatgtttctttatAATTTCTGCCAATAAATTGTTCATTATACAAGGTTTTTCTGGTTTTCCTGTAACATGCttgtgaagaaaatccttctTCTACTTGACTTAGTTTTATGGTGGATTGCTAATCCGAAAATAGAAAGGTTGACTGGTTGAGAGCTGCCTTGTCAGTTTTAGCTCAATTCGACAAATTGACCAAAGCAGGTTCCTTTTAGAAACTTATTCTCAAAAGGGGGCTGTTTCGAAACTTTTTTCAGAGGGGGTCTGTTTTTGGAGGGAACTCGCCAATGGACACGTTGGCGAGTTGGACACGTGGCAGCAGCTGGGGGAACTCGCCAGTGGAGATGGCGAGACACGGTCCACGTGGCGGGTCCCGTCATTCGTAATGGCGAAATGTTTTTTTacggaaatttttttttacttgaaacgggtataattttttataggaatGTCCATTTGAGGCCTATAATATGTcaaaatgctcgaaattgaatgaagAATCCCCTGCAAAATACCTAAAGGGGATTTGGTCAactcatttttccaaaaaacgTCTCTAAGTAGCTAAAAAATAggattctttattaaaaaaatgggtggttgaatttttttggaaaaatgagtTGACCAAATCCCCTTCGGGAATTTGCTAGGGGATTCTTCATTCAATTTCGAGAATTTTGACATActatgggcctcaaacggacattcctatcaaaagttatacccgattcaagttaaaaaaaaatttccgtaaaaaaaacatttcgtCATTACGAATGGCGGGATCCGCCACATGGACCGTGTCTCGTCATCTCCACTGACGAGTTCCCCCAGCTGCTGTCACGTGTCCAACTCGTCAACTCCACTGGCGAGTTCCCTCCAAAAACACCTTCGAAAAAAGTTTCAAAGCAGACCCCTTTTGGGaataagtttttaaaaggaACCCGCTTTGGTCAATTTGCCGCTCAATTCCTGATATTACCAGGACAGAAGATTCAGCTTTAAACCTTTATGCCCAAGATGAGAACTTAGCTTAATTGTAATTAGAATTTAGATGAGATGCGGGTGAGTGGAGGGTAAGTTActtaaatgaaagaagatacatatctatactaataataaaaggaataccTACATTTGGTGTAGACAATTTAACCCTTTGAACCACTTCTTAAATTTTCACTATTCTCTTTCAAATTATGGCAACTGCCCTCTACTCTTACATTGtcaatttctctcttccctatcactcttattttgattttttatttaacctccaaaccttttttctcttcttttattttatttttatttaaaaaatttagagaggcACTCGTGCCTCTCTTCCCTAGTCTGATATAAAGAGAATTGTGTGGGAGGTAGAggccacatttttttttatcagtttctTGTATTTAGAGCTGGGCATATTATAATTATCCTTGGCTGGGGGCAGTTATTGTTAATTATAAAAGTGGTTGTTTCCAGTTCTCTGCTGTATTGTTTGCTAGCATAGACAATCTAAACAGCAAGAATCACATATGTAGAGAAAGCAACTTTATTATTTGGTTTAAACTTAGGATCCAATACTCTGCTTGATTCCATTGATAATTAATAGGAGtttgattgtttttattaataaatacaaataattacatttattCTCTGGGAAAGCTGCTTGCTGCTTTTGGTAGTAGTTTGGATAAATGGTGTTCACtttttgtacattctgtataatACCGGCTGAAACATTATTCTATAAAGCCCTGAACATAGAATGGTGAATTTTACCAGTACAATAATTTGATAGAGAAGCTTTGTTTTATTAATGTTCCATTGAAGTGGTGGGATCAGACATTTTGGGACACTTGCAGGAGTGGTATTCACCCCAAGCTTGTCTTCCCGCCTTTTTGATGAAGTCAGTACCTTCTCTTTATGCCCTTGCGCCACAACCATCTAACCACTAAAAggaatatttatgaaaattcaATCCCTAGGCCCAAATCACCTTCCTCATAGGGGCTTGCAACATAGCTGCCAATTAACAAGATGATCCCTCCTTGAATCACTTGATTTCTGGTTGCCAATTTGCATAGTGCAATAATAGTGAACGCTGATTTTGGTTGAAAAACACTTATAATCCTTTTGGTGTGAGATTTCCCATATTTTCTACTGCATGCTTCATGTTAAGAATATTGCAGTAGTATAATATACTATTAGCTTTAAATATATGGGTCTTGCTAACGAGTGTCCAATGCCCTGGTTAAGGAATTGAAAGAGGAAAGATTAGAAATCATATGGGAGTGCATTTAAATCATAAGAgagcatatataaaaaaaaaaattctttttttatttccttaaccAATACTCTCAGGATACTGGTTAACATTTacctaaatatattattaggaGATTCCATTTGtcaaaaattaactaatattgCAATGTGACAGGAAAAGTACTGGGAAGAGCACCCTGGAAAAGCAGTGCCTCTCATGAGACCGAAGTTTTATGGGGGTCCTTGGAGGGTCATGGGCGGTAATGAACCCCCATCTAAATGAAAGGCTCTGGAGGCAGCATGTTTCATACTTAATTCCAATTCACttaatgttttttatgattaattgattcTGTTTGGTGTCAACAACATTTTACTACCGCATACATTTTTATGGGCAAAAACCCTTTATTATATCAGAGAGTGGGATTTTCTCTTGGCTCGAGACTTTTTGTAATTATGTTCTCAATATCACTTGTTGGTTGGTAATTATTACAGGCAGAACATGGCAATTAGTTTCTATGTTCGTGTTTATGGAATTATTGGCCGTCCACTTCAAACCTGTTGATTTTTGTTTAAGTATTTGCTacactttaatttttgtttaagtcTCACGCTCgcagtaacaaaaaaaaaatgattaactcTCATCCCTTAATCAGAACAATGTGCATTTTTGTAACTGTAAAGATCTCATCACGTTTCCAAATTAATCAATCTCACACcttataacatttaaaatatcatttaaaaattaatattataatgatTCTAGATTTATTCTtaactaaaaatttattacataaaatacacaaatattttttcattaatataatttaatttaaatatattataataacgcttcctaaattttataatttagatacACGAGCAAATTTTACCGTGCATCAAACGGTACCAATGTCTTAttcttttttgtcttctttATGCATACCAATAAATTACAATTATAGTGTTCATTTTGTGAGTAAATGGGGTTGATAATATAACTCCTTATTTAGGCtgttatttttcaattgctCATGGTTATTTTAATTGCCTATTCTACTTATATTTGATTCCTAACCGAGGAGGACATTCCTAGCGAATATAAATCCCatcatttcaaaatcaattttaattaacattaatttttataaaattaattctatttaAAATCAACTTTTATAAACACTTGTGTCATTATCAACATTACGCAGAAAAAGGTATTTTCATATTATGCaaaaatatggaaaaaattacaatatttctataattttttatcataaataatgcATCTCTTTTGTAAATACATCttggtgaaaagaaaaaaaaaaacttgatactCTTTcagtgagattttttttattattaagcaGTAATTTTGAATCTCATTTTTACAAGCACAAATCATAAAGGGAAACTTTATCAACCTCAGAGCAATCTCCCAAGttcaatttgaataaaaatgaaagaaaaagaaaaggaaaaaaacttgatattCTTTTTCTCATGTTTTTCAGCAGCCGATTCATCTCGGAATCGAATTTcctattgaataaaaaaatatgaataaaactaaaaatccaACAAGAGTTTATAAAAGAATGTTAAAGTAACACTGAAAtcctttttcattaaaaatttgactaaatttacTCGCTTGCAAACAAAAATCAAGAACTTGATTATGGAAACTGACAGATCATGTAAAATACTATGGGGAGAGAGGTTAATCAAAAAGTTCATTTGCCACCAAATTCATTCCATTGTTTAGGAAGAACAAGAATTTATTGAAGAACGTGAATTGACAAATAATTTggagagtgagagagaaagagagaagggtgCTCAGAAAGAATATTGACTGGATGAGAAAAGTTATCCTCATGAAAGAATCAGATTAACGAGATTATTTGATCTCATCATCATAGCACTTTCCCCCTCTTTATAGTTTCAATTcaacaatgaaaatgaaaatgaacaaaCGCTACATACACCtatagaagagaagaaaagaaaagagaaaaacaacgataaataatcatttttatatctGAATTATATTTGAATGTGTAATTCGTTGATTAATTTGTCcctaaagattaaaattcaaaatttagtctatgaaaatgtaaaaagtgtGTCAAATTTTTCTGACCATTAATTATCATCcgttgttaataaaataacctaCGTGGTACAGAGTGACAAATTTGTCATAAAATTGATTGCCAACATGATCATGCTGAATTGATTGGATGAAAATGTCAGtaaattatcattattggagctaaatgtcagtaattttttgttggatgTAAATATCAATGTGTTTCTATTATACTAATTTGTTAGACtccattttttgtttcatttaaggataaaatataatttttcattggaCCAAAATACCGGTAAGTTATCATTATTAGaccaaaatatcaataattttccattgtatcaaaattttagtaattttttattgaacgtaaatgtcagtaattttttgttggacctAAACATTAGTATGTttctattggactaatttgttagaccttaaattttgtttcatttaagagtaaaatataattttatggtaAATTCACCCTTTTTTATTGTTacaagcataacattacaataatcacttaaaataatattttggaaaacataataaaacaaacataacaataaccataatattgattaacaaccataatttgtctgtcacaatataaattatccaaaataaacattCTATTAGTTTACCAATATAAGCATTTCTAATAGTGTACCGATCATtacaaatttattcaaattatagcaattagtcacaatctactataaataataaaaaaaaacatatcccATATATTAGGATTGCCCAGTCGCCAAGATTCGAATAAGTGAAATATGAGAtatgtttatcttttatttatagcagattgtgactaattattataatttggataaatttataatgattgataTACtgttacaatatttattttggtaaactggtacaatgtttattttggataatttctATTCTgatagacaaattatggttattATCATGTTTGctttaaattatgtttgccaaaatatttttttaagtgattattgtaTAATGTTATACTTGTAACGATAAAAAAGGGCGAAAATTTacccaaaaattatatttacccataaatgaaacaaaatttagggtctaacaaattagtccaataAAATATACTGATATTTAGGTCTAACAAAAAATTGTTGACATTtacatccaataaaaaaattactgaaattttttatacaatggaaaattactaacattttggtccaataatgataacttacAAACATTTTGGTTTAATGTAAACATATTGGCATTTTAGTCCAAAAATAACTACTGACATtttcctgcaaaaaaaaaaaattactgacattttcctccaacaaaaaattattgatatttaggtccaataatggtaacttaCTAACATTTTCATCCAATATATTTAACATGACCATGCTGGCTATCAATTTTGTGACAAATTCGTCCATCTGTCTCACGTAagctattttattaatggtaaCGGATGAAAGTTAACGGTCGGATAAATTtttcgcactttttacactttcagagactaaattttgaatttcaatctTTTAGGTACGAATTTGTTAGCGAATTACATATTGAGAGTTGGAAATGGCTATTTATCGAAAAACAAACACAGATTGCTTTCTTTTGCTTTGCCTTTGTGTAGCGTCACCGTTATCAGGGTTTTGAGATTTTCTATTGCTTGCTTGCCTCTGTCGTATTTATAGCCACGTCCATCTCTTAAACGCTCACCGTTTCAGGTTTGCCCAGTGGAACCTTTGTTAAGAATCCACTAGCGTCGTCGTTTCTCTAGATAACTCGTCGTTTGGTTTGTGACAAAAATGTTGTTTGGTGCTATTTGTCGTATAGCTAGGTATGTAACTAAATGGAATTTTTTACTCAAATAATACATCCCAAAAATATTTACATGGATGATACATTTCACTGTAGTAAGTGAGAAATTGGTCCCCACCAAACCGATTTctcatttgtgtttttttatacgTTATGAAATCAGTTTCCAAGGAACCAATTTCATAACGTCCTTCCTTTTTTATACGTTATGTAACAAGTAGTAGTTTGCACAATGACTACACAGATTCATTATGTATCAAAACAATTATCTCATCCGCCATTATTGGTTTCCTTGGTTTGCATAGCAGGGCAATGATGTCATCTGGAGAGCACCCAAAAGTTACATTCAACTCAATCGGACTTTTGATACTAAATTATGAAtagatgaaaaacatttttcctACATCATTGTCATGTTTAATCTGCATACAGACGTATGTAACACAACCATCACCTACCTAGATTGGTTGACGGTAAAAGAGATCTATTAAAATTCTGCAACCTCTGTTGgcgtaaaaaaatgttttccttAAGGCAACAAGTGACATGTCCTTgcttattttaataacttttggATCATTGAGGCATATAAACATTATCCCTTCATCTGTTGGAATCATGTCACCATTACAATACCCAAGAGCGAATACATTCTCCATGTTTTAAGCAATAGGGTTAATATCAGACAAAAGTGTTGAGTTGCATCTAACCCTCtactgctatatatatatatatattattaggtGATCTACTTTCACATGACTCATACTAGCAACTGAGATCACATTGACAATATAAATGGTTTAGATTGAGTCTTAATTAATTACGTTTGGTTTGTGCTATTCGAAAAAAGTGTTTAGTCAAATCGTCTCGTAGAAAGCATTGTCCAGTAACATTGTCTCAAAACAAGCAAGTCAAATCATATGGGATAAACGTGGGGTCAAATCGTCTTGAAGAAATAAATGTTCAGACAATTCGTATCAGAAAAATGCAGTGCTCAGTTAATTAACATTGTTTAGTGTTCATTCAATTAACAAGGGAAAACTAACAATCAACATAATGACATAATTAACAAGGGCTAGCAATTAATATCATTTGTGTCCATTAGTTCCACATCTAGGAGGTTGCCTGTTTCTTGCTAGTTATCGATGTACTCATCCATGTTCTTGTGGTTCAAGTTGTTCATTAGCCACAATAGGTTTTTCTTCCTAGACGAAGTCGTTTGTGGAAGAAATGTTGGCAATACTTTGGTGAAAGGATGCAAACGAAGGTATGGGCAAACTTTGCATGTATGCAAAATCAGACTCCGGTGTTCAAAGATCTGTACCTATGAGATTAATCAAAGTCTTCTCTGCTAGCACTGAAGAACTGTAGATTATACACATAATCTTCTTAATGATTATGAGGTTGTGGCGTGAATTGTGGCATGAATTCATATGATTGAGCATGTGGTTGTAGTCCTTCATTATGCATGCTGAAAACAACTAGTGGACTTTGTAATGGAGgatattttttagtttccatGTTTGAAGCTAAACGAGATATGGCAACAATGTTTGGATAAGTTGCAAACCATGTTAggaaaatttttgaattttcttgGTACCAATTCATGTAGTACTCATATGTTCAATCTTTCCTAGAATTGGTTGGCCGATTAACACATATTTGCATATTTCCTTCCAAATTGCAATCCACTGTTGGTGTTTCCTGCCCAATTTGTGTCACTATGTCCTCTCATGTCAGTATAATGGACTTTGTCAAGATTATGCAGTGGATTTGGTATGTCTTGAAAAAGTTCAAATTGGAGCATGACCTTGTCAGTTTGATACCATACTACCACTGAAAAACATATTAAAGCTACACAAGCACTCCATATTTTGAAATCCTTGTATGCATTTTCTGGCAGAAATGACTCAAAACCTCTGTAAGGCATCCAAtggaagtaaaaaaataatctgggttagtaattttaaaaacaatgtaattgatgtttgaataaataaaacaaaaaataaatggttCAACCTCCTCGTTATGCATGTTGTTGAATCTTGACCTATAGCCTATCACATCACCGCCTGAGATTCCAGAATATTGTAGTCCTCTATCATTCCATCTAGTGAAATGTAATATGTTAGTGTCAAATACAATACCAAAAATGGACTttgtttaagtaaaaaaaaaattatctagttACAAGTGGATATGATGGCTAGTGCTCGACCCTTGGTTGAATGAACGACATGCGATACCATGCCCAAGATTGTAACAACATTATACATCCTTCCATTTTTTTGGATGTGGGATAAATAGTCATACACATTTCTCTGTACAAATGTGCTAAACATGTCGAACCCCAGATGTATCGACCAACCCGATCAAGATATGCTAACAAGGGTAGATACATCAGGTGAACTCTGTCCCCTGACTTGTCTAGCATCAACACCACACCAATCAACCCTAAAATGTATGCCTTATAATGGGTTGCTAGTTGTTGTGGTGTGTGTTCTGCTGGGAGATTAAACATGTTTACTTTTAACCATTTTAGTTTAAGTGTTGACCCCACTAGTGCATTCTCTGGGGGAACAATACCTATATATTCTACACACATTTGTTCCCAATCATAATATGTTGGGCCAGTAACTGGTCTTCCATCAACATGTAAGCCCAATTGAAAAGCAACATCTTCCAAAGGTGATTATGCATTCACCAACAAGAAGATGAAACATGTATGACTCAGGTTTCCACCTTCAACCAAAGCAATAACTAAAGCATCATCGATTTTAACTTGTTTGAGCTTTGCAGCATCTGAAAACCCAGCCTGAACCAACAAAGGTTCAATTCTAGGATCTGGAGAAGGCATAACTTGAGCATATGACTAGATTACATCGTATGTTACCTgtagaaatcaaaataataacaacatcattatTTGTGAATCATAACATAATTAACATTCAGTTAAAGAGAATGTATTACATACTTTTCTAGATCTATGAAGGTGTTGTTGTAACGCccttaaattttaataacttaaaattaatgtttaatgtatttcttgtgttatttaattatttgattgatttggatgAGTTGAAGTATTGTGTGAATTAGCTATGTGtgatttcttgatgtggatgttaggTTATGCGGAATTTGATTGACCAATGTTGAAATtgtgagatttcaagttttacccAAACATATTACGATAAAACCGTGACCCCCGACTTGTTAACTGTTGGATCGCCTTCAAACTTGAATTGTATGTTTATAACTCCCGTCTGCATGTTTTGGCCATTGGGATTTTCTAGATAACATTTTTGGGCAACTCGATTAGCGAGATACGCGTGCTAAGCACAATTCCAAACCCAAGAGGAAATTCACTTAGCGAGACACCcatgctaagcgcaattcccaaCCCAAGAGGAAATTTGCTCAGCACGAGAGGCCGTGCTTAGCGCCAAAAGTGGATTTCTGCTTCGCGAGATTGTTGTGCTAAGCTTGAtctgcagattataaatacattCAACAATGTGAAAATACGCATTTTACCTCCCCTGTCTATAAACTTTTGCCCAAAATCATATCACCTTCTTCACCACCACCCATGACCACCGGTGACCACCACGAGTCGCCATTGCTTGCTGTCGAGCCACTACACGAAGAGGAATGCTTTAAT
This window harbors:
- the LOC100809276 gene encoding uncharacterized protein At4g29660; the encoded protein is MASYLWRKYADYLYTKWEKTFLWDMVEPYRRPKSFTPLVTIYIAAFYSGVIGAAITEQLYKEKYWEEHPGKAVPLMRPKFYGGPWRVMGGNEPPSK